In Candidatus Nealsonbacteria bacterium DGGOD1a, one DNA window encodes the following:
- a CDS encoding DUF2207 domain-containing protein, translating to MAKIIHFLAVALAMVLPILTQARETAQITDWYVKDFRSTITVQTDSSLLIEEKIIADAGNFPDKHGIFRVLPLETKTDKGTIKTPVSLVSITDFEGNAIPYSASTNNFDHTVTWKIGDADKTVTGVNDYEITYLVKNAVRSGNAGFDELYWNLSGNFWDIEIDNFTANVIFPAGIAQNNSQVYLYSGGLGQKNNNMASYEWTNDNTLKIASKQTLSPGQGITASVTFPKNIIKPYQPGFFELYGEYFWFLIPLLALLIGYYFWNKYGKDPVVDKTVIPEFEIPENLTPMEMGLLASNGNFGDSLISATIIGLAVKKYIVIEEIPKQGVFGKQDFRLKKAGGGPEPLIEPEKLLIDKIFGANNEVLLSKLKNNFYKDLPEIKKAGVEALKNKGLICQSGLTIKMIFIAAGSIFLFGIIFALAIGDLWLIVSLALAGIVLLIFGLLMPKRTPKGAELNWRVKGFKLYMETAEKYRAQFNEKENIFEKFLPYAMVFGMTKLWIKKMEKIYGKEYFASYHPVWYAGNFAAGFNANDFTMRMNSLSAGIAANIGTTSGAHGSGGVGGGGGGGGGGGW from the coding sequence ATGGCCAAAATTATACATTTTCTAGCCGTTGCGCTGGCAATGGTGTTGCCAATTTTAACCCAAGCGCGGGAAACCGCGCAAATCACTGATTGGTATGTCAAGGATTTTCGGTCAACGATTACCGTGCAAACCGATTCGTCGCTTTTGATCGAGGAAAAAATCATTGCCGATGCGGGAAATTTTCCGGATAAGCATGGGATTTTCCGCGTTTTGCCGTTGGAAACAAAAACCGACAAGGGGACGATCAAAACTCCGGTGTCGCTGGTGAGTATAACCGATTTTGAAGGCAACGCGATTCCTTATTCGGCCTCGACAAATAATTTTGACCATACTGTTACCTGGAAAATCGGCGATGCCGATAAAACCGTTACCGGCGTTAATGATTACGAGATAACTTATTTGGTAAAAAACGCGGTGCGATCGGGGAACGCGGGTTTTGACGAGCTTTATTGGAACTTGAGCGGAAATTTTTGGGATATTGAAATTGATAATTTTACGGCCAATGTCATATTTCCCGCCGGAATCGCCCAAAACAACAGCCAAGTATACCTCTATAGCGGCGGGTTGGGCCAAAAAAACAACAACATGGCAAGCTACGAGTGGACCAACGACAATACTTTGAAAATCGCCTCGAAACAAACATTATCGCCCGGGCAGGGAATTACCGCGTCGGTAACATTTCCGAAAAACATTATAAAACCTTATCAACCGGGATTTTTTGAACTCTATGGCGAATATTTTTGGTTTTTAATTCCGTTGCTTGCGCTGCTTATCGGTTATTACTTTTGGAATAAATACGGCAAAGATCCGGTGGTCGATAAAACCGTAATTCCCGAATTCGAGATTCCGGAGAATTTAACGCCGATGGAAATGGGATTGCTGGCAAGCAACGGAAATTTTGGCGATTCGCTGATATCGGCGACAATTATCGGTCTGGCGGTCAAAAAATATATCGTGATTGAAGAAATTCCCAAACAAGGCGTATTCGGCAAGCAGGATTTTCGATTGAAAAAGGCCGGCGGCGGTCCGGAGCCGCTAATTGAGCCGGAAAAACTTCTGATTGATAAAATTTTCGGCGCGAACAATGAAGTTTTGCTTTCCAAACTCAAGAATAATTTTTACAAAGATTTGCCCGAAATCAAAAAAGCGGGCGTTGAGGCATTGAAAAATAAAGGGTTAATCTGCCAGAGCGGTTTAACCATAAAAATGATTTTTATCGCCGCGGGATCAATTTTTTTGTTTGGAATAATTTTTGCGCTCGCCATTGGCGATCTTTGGCTCATCGTTTCGCTCGCGCTTGCGGGAATTGTTTTGTTGATTTTCGGATTATTGATGCCCAAGCGCACGCCAAAGGGCGCGGAACTGAATTGGCGCGTAAAGGGTTTTAAACTTTATATGGAAACCGCCGAGAAATACCGGGCGCAATTCAACGAAAAAGAAAACATCTTTGAAAAATTTTTGCCCTACGCGATGGTTTTTGGAATGACTAAACTGTGGATTAAAAAAATGGAAAAAATCTACGGCAAAGAATATTTCGCCAGTTATCATCCGGTGTGGTACGCGGGCAATTTCGCCGCCGGATTTAACGCCAATGATTTCACCATGCGGATGAATTCGTTATCGGCCGGAATCGCGGCCAACATCGGCACAACTTCGGGCGCGCACGGTTCCGGCGGTGTTGGCGGGGGCGGGGGAGGCGGCGGCGGAGGCGGTTGGTAA
- a CDS encoding serpin family protein, whose protein sequence is MNANRNGNTIVVILIALGVAVTGAIGAGWYAYQLYSTPSNYDVLPMNNDDMPLEKNINENSELDSASTTEEPISEQIPDANGNIESPIEFKDYPAAKDSLATVAAANQFAFELYGQYKNTNDNIFFSPYSISSALQMTYEGARGKTAQEMAAVFHFPNDAATRIGSFAKLYSEINPKNATYQLSTANALWAQNDYPFDQNYLKTVETCYRGKATNLDFVSDTENSRQTINEWVSDKTAQKIPELFASGSLNPLTRLVLTNAIYFKGKWEAPFEKMLTKEKDFTAPNGAKTKCQMMNMKESFGYAETAEYQVLELPYGNNDLSMIIILPQNGKMAPIESELSMGKFAAIKNDLKSELVDVFLPKFKFDASYNMNQTLAKMGMPTAFDDGNADFSGMYDKTKTTENLYIGLVIHKAYIDVYEEGTEAAAATGVAMQATAVMEPPQAKIFNADHPFMFAIVHNDTGSILFMGKVNDPNN, encoded by the coding sequence ATGAACGCAAACCGAAACGGAAACACGATTGTCGTAATTCTAATCGCTTTGGGGGTTGCCGTCACCGGCGCGATTGGCGCCGGCTGGTATGCCTACCAATTATATTCAACCCCCTCAAACTATGATGTTTTGCCAATGAACAATGATGATATGCCGCTCGAAAAAAACATCAATGAAAATAGCGAACTTGATTCCGCCTCAACAACCGAAGAGCCGATTAGCGAACAAATCCCCGATGCGAACGGCAATATTGAGTCGCCAATTGAATTCAAAGATTATCCGGCCGCCAAAGACTCATTGGCAACGGTTGCCGCCGCCAACCAATTCGCGTTTGAACTATATGGCCAATACAAAAACACCAACGACAATATCTTCTTTTCGCCCTATAGCATCTCATCGGCGTTGCAAATGACCTATGAGGGAGCGCGCGGAAAAACCGCTCAAGAGATGGCGGCGGTTTTTCATTTCCCCAATGACGCGGCAACGCGCATCGGATCGTTTGCCAAATTGTATTCGGAAATCAATCCCAAAAACGCAACTTACCAGCTTTCAACCGCCAACGCGCTCTGGGCTCAAAATGATTATCCGTTTGATCAAAACTATCTAAAAACCGTTGAAACTTGTTATCGCGGCAAAGCGACAAATCTTGATTTTGTTTCCGATACCGAAAATTCCCGCCAAACCATCAATGAATGGGTGAGCGATAAAACCGCGCAAAAAATTCCCGAGCTGTTCGCTTCAGGATCGCTGAATCCGCTCACCCGCTTGGTGTTGACCAACGCGATTTATTTTAAAGGCAAATGGGAAGCTCCGTTTGAAAAAATGCTCACCAAAGAAAAAGATTTCACCGCGCCAAACGGCGCGAAAACCAAATGCCAAATGATGAACATGAAAGAGAGTTTTGGATATGCCGAAACCGCGGAATACCAAGTATTGGAGTTGCCCTATGGAAACAATGACTTGTCAATGATAATAATTTTGCCTCAAAACGGGAAAATGGCGCCAATCGAAAGCGAGTTGTCAATGGGAAAATTTGCCGCGATAAAAAATGATTTGAAATCAGAATTGGTGGATGTGTTTTTGCCGAAATTCAAATTTGACGCTTCCTACAATATGAATCAAACGCTGGCAAAAATGGGAATGCCCACAGCATTTGACGATGGAAATGCCGATTTTTCGGGAATGTATGATAAAACGAAGACAACGGAAAATCTTTATATCGGCCTGGTAATCCACAAAGCATATATTGATGTTTATGAGGAGGGTACCGAAGCCGCCGCGGCTACCGGAGTGGCAATGCAAGCGACCGCGGTAATGGAACCACCGCAAGCAAAAATTTTCAATGCCGACCATCCGTTTATGTTCGCGATCGTCCATAATGATACCGGCAGTATTTTATTTATGGGCAAGGTTAACGATCCAAATAATTAA
- the pcm gene encoding protein-L-isoaspartate O-methyltransferase: MALIENLIGSGYLKTSRIIEAFRKIKRKDFLPENLPHRHFAAELDEAVSIGWAQTISQPATVAFMLELLQPCPGDKILDVGYGSGWTTALLAHIVSQNGAKGKVVAIERIKLLAEFGKRNIGKYGFIKSRIVQCVVGDGAKGYSPQAPYDRILASAAAQNMPPAWEEQLKTGGVIVAPVQNAVLKIEKSKNNTFNETRYEGFAFVPLIQSETDK; this comes from the coding sequence ATGGCTTTAATCGAAAACTTGATCGGCTCCGGCTACTTAAAAACTTCGCGGATAATTGAAGCGTTCCGAAAAATTAAAAGAAAAGATTTCCTGCCGGAAAACCTACCTCATCGCCATTTCGCCGCCGAACTGGACGAGGCTGTTTCCATCGGCTGGGCGCAAACCATTTCCCAGCCCGCGACGGTGGCGTTTATGCTGGAGCTTTTACAACCTTGTCCGGGCGATAAAATTTTGGATGTTGGTTACGGTTCGGGCTGGACCACCGCGCTGTTGGCGCATATTGTTTCACAAAACGGCGCCAAAGGAAAAGTGGTGGCGATTGAAAGAATAAAGTTGTTGGCCGAATTCGGCAAGAGAAACATCGGCAAATACGGATTTATTAAAAGTCGAATCGTTCAATGCGTGGTTGGGGATGGCGCGAAAGGATATTCGCCTCAAGCGCCATATGACCGCATTTTGGCTTCCGCCGCCGCGCAGAATATGCCGCCGGCATGGGAGGAACAATTAAAGACCGGCGGCGTGATCGTCGCCCCGGTCCAAAACGCGGTGCTAAAAATCGAGAAAAGCAAAAACAACACCTTCAACGAAACCCGCTATGAAGGATTTGCCTTTGTGCCCCTGATACAAAGCGAAACTGACAAATAA
- a CDS encoding aminopeptidase, with protein sequence MDKNEQNEPNLMFEKKFAFDIWDDATTKKAFDFCEGYKEFLSAAKTERLAVKIAEVQAIENGFKKLEHIGEVKQKGFNAPVYSINRGKAIILAKPGKKPVREGARMIMAHIDSPRLDLKVRPLFEGEHMAFLKTHYYGGIKKYQWTALPLAMYGTIIKQDGSAIEIAIGDKPEDPIFMITDLLPHLAKLQYEKKLDEAVPAETLNIVAGSLGSKNKDDKEPVKIRLLKLLNEKYGISEEDFVSADLELVPQGMARDLGFDRSLIAAYGQDDRVCAYGAVKSLFESENNEYATIVVLSDKEEIGSEGATGANSNYISDFVSELIYLETGNHDENVLRDVFVKTRAISADVTVGFDPDYADVFDAANTAKIGAGVAIEKHSGYRGKYDTSEATAEFVGFVRKIFNENDINWQIGGMGKVDIGGGGTVAMYLARLNMDIIDIGVPLLSMHAPFEIASKADIYSAYLAYKAFFESK encoded by the coding sequence ATGGATAAAAATGAACAAAACGAGCCTAATTTGATGTTTGAAAAGAAATTCGCTTTTGATATCTGGGATGATGCCACTACGAAAAAAGCGTTTGATTTCTGCGAAGGTTACAAGGAATTTTTAAGCGCGGCCAAAACCGAACGCTTGGCGGTTAAGATCGCCGAAGTCCAAGCGATCGAAAATGGTTTCAAAAAGTTGGAACATATTGGCGAAGTCAAACAAAAAGGTTTCAACGCTCCGGTCTATTCAATCAATCGCGGCAAAGCCATAATTTTGGCAAAACCCGGCAAAAAACCGGTTAGAGAAGGCGCGCGCATGATCATGGCGCACATCGATTCGCCCCGATTGGATTTGAAAGTCAGGCCATTATTCGAGGGAGAGCATATGGCGTTTTTAAAAACCCATTACTACGGCGGTATTAAAAAATATCAATGGACGGCTTTGCCTTTGGCGATGTATGGAACGATTATAAAACAGGATGGAAGCGCGATCGAAATTGCGATTGGCGATAAACCGGAGGATCCGATTTTTATGATCACGGATTTATTACCGCATCTTGCCAAATTGCAATATGAAAAGAAACTCGATGAAGCGGTTCCGGCCGAAACTCTGAATATCGTCGCGGGCAGTTTGGGTTCAAAAAACAAGGATGACAAAGAACCAGTGAAAATCCGATTATTAAAACTTTTAAATGAAAAATACGGTATCTCCGAAGAAGATTTTGTTTCCGCGGATTTGGAGCTGGTGCCGCAAGGCATGGCGCGCGACCTTGGTTTCGACCGCAGCTTGATCGCCGCGTATGGACAGGACGACCGGGTGTGCGCTTATGGCGCGGTGAAGTCGTTGTTTGAATCCGAAAATAATGAATACGCGACGATTGTCGTTCTTTCCGATAAGGAAGAAATAGGCAGCGAAGGCGCCACGGGAGCGAATTCAAATTATATTTCCGATTTTGTGAGCGAATTGATTTATTTGGAAACCGGCAATCATGATGAAAATGTTTTGCGCGATGTTTTCGTGAAAACAAGGGCGATTTCCGCCGATGTTACGGTTGGTTTTGATCCCGACTACGCCGATGTTTTTGACGCGGCCAATACGGCGAAAATTGGCGCGGGGGTCGCGATTGAAAAACATAGCGGTTATCGCGGAAAATACGATACCAGCGAAGCGACGGCCGAATTTGTCGGCTTTGTCAGGAAAATTTTCAATGAAAACGATATTAATTGGCAAATCGGCGGCATGGGCAAGGTGGATATCGGCGGCGGGGGTACCGTGGCAATGTATTTGGCGCGGTTGAATATGGATATCATCGATATCGGCGTTCCCCTGCTTTCAATGCACGCGCCGTTTGAGATCGCCAGCAAGGCCGATATATATTCGGCTTACTTGGCTTATAAAGCCTTCTTTGAAAGTAAATAA
- a CDS encoding Xaa-Pro peptidase family protein: MNDRIKELQKFIDSEKLDAMIVTNPVNIFYLTGVNNFDSEKGFLMVVFKNKYRLISSLFYQNRICGVIPNANAVYVPRGESISEYMLKEFGDEAAIGFEREDLSFARYELFKKVLRGKKLIPVSSAIEKFRQIKTDDEISLIKKAAAITDKTFAQLLKSIKPGVTELFLKRKVLEIMQDLGAQGCSFDPIVASGKNSADPHYEGSNKKIKIGEMIVIDIGARYKNYNADMTRMVFTGKASQKYINMYNIVLETQEKSLEECKPGASPKQVFDNCVENFKKYGEDRFFTHGLGHGVGIDIHELPNLSPAGTGGFENGMVFTVEPGLYHLGWGGIRVEDLCAIQNGKCAILSKTPKNLIEI, translated from the coding sequence ATGAACGACAGAATAAAAGAATTGCAAAAATTTATCGATTCGGAAAAATTAGACGCAATGATTGTCACCAACCCGGTCAATATCTTTTATCTGACCGGAGTGAACAATTTTGACAGCGAAAAAGGTTTTTTGATGGTGGTTTTCAAAAATAAATATCGGTTGATTTCATCGCTATTTTATCAAAACCGGATCTGTGGAGTAATTCCAAACGCGAACGCGGTTTATGTGCCGCGCGGCGAATCGATTTCGGAATATATGCTAAAGGAATTTGGCGATGAAGCCGCCATTGGTTTCGAGCGGGAAGATTTGTCATTCGCCCGATACGAATTATTCAAAAAAGTCTTGCGCGGTAAAAAACTGATCCCGGTTTCCAGCGCGATTGAAAAATTCCGGCAAATAAAAACCGACGACGAAATATCGCTCATAAAAAAAGCCGCCGCGATCACCGACAAAACTTTCGCCCAATTGTTGAAATCAATCAAACCCGGCGTTACCGAACTGTTTTTAAAAAGAAAAGTTCTGGAAATTATGCAGGATTTGGGAGCGCAAGGATGCTCGTTTGACCCGATTGTGGCAAGCGGAAAAAATTCCGCGGATCCGCATTATGAAGGGTCGAATAAAAAAATAAAGATCGGGGAAATGATCGTGATTGATATTGGCGCGCGGTACAAAAATTACAACGCGGATATGACGCGCATGGTATTCACGGGCAAAGCGTCGCAAAAGTACATAAATATGTACAACATTGTTTTGGAAACCCAAGAAAAATCATTGGAAGAATGCAAACCCGGTGCCTCGCCAAAACAGGTTTTTGACAACTGTGTTGAAAATTTCAAAAAATATGGCGAAGACCGATTTTTCACGCACGGGTTGGGGCATGGCGTGGGCATCGATATCCACGAATTGCCGAATTTAAGCCCGGCGGGAACCGGTGGATTTGAGAACGGAATGGTGTTCACCGTGGAGCCGGGGCTTTATCATCTCGGCTGGGGCGGCATCCGCGTTGAAGATTTGTGCGCGATACAAAACGGCAAATGCGCCATATTAAGCAAAACGCCGAAAAATCTCATTGAAATATAA